The following coding sequences are from one Pusillimonas sp. DMV24BSW_D window:
- the cysD gene encoding sulfate adenylyltransferase subunit CysD, with translation MGVSPHLKRLEAESIHIIREAVAEAQNPAMLYSVGKDSGVMLHLARKAFYPAPPPFPLLHVDTRWKFQEMYLFRDYMAAESGMDLLVHINPEAIEKDINPFDHGSALHTDITKTEGLKQALDKYKFDVVFGGARRDEEKSRAKERVFSFRTATHRWDPKNQRPELWNLYNTKKNPGESIRVFPLSNWTELDIWQYIYQEDIPVVPLYFSEPRPVVVRDDMIMMVDDDRCRLLPGEDIQMKPVRFRTLGCYPLTGAVESQADSLDDILLELINARTSERQGRKIDTDSAGSMEKKKQEGYF, from the coding sequence ATTGGTGTTTCGCCTCACTTAAAGCGCCTGGAAGCAGAAAGTATTCATATTATTCGCGAAGCCGTAGCTGAAGCACAAAACCCCGCCATGTTGTATTCGGTGGGTAAAGATAGCGGGGTCATGTTGCACTTGGCGCGCAAGGCCTTTTATCCCGCGCCGCCGCCGTTCCCGCTGCTGCATGTAGACACCCGCTGGAAGTTTCAGGAAATGTACCTGTTTCGCGACTATATGGCGGCTGAGTCGGGTATGGATCTGCTGGTGCACATTAACCCGGAAGCCATTGAAAAAGATATTAATCCGTTCGATCACGGCTCGGCGCTGCATACCGACATCACCAAAACCGAAGGCCTGAAACAAGCGCTGGATAAATACAAGTTCGACGTGGTGTTCGGCGGAGCCCGGCGCGATGAAGAAAAGTCGCGTGCCAAAGAACGCGTGTTCTCGTTCCGCACCGCCACCCATCGTTGGGACCCCAAAAACCAGCGCCCCGAGCTCTGGAACTTGTACAACACCAAGAAAAATCCCGGCGAAAGCATTCGCGTTTTCCCGTTGTCGAACTGGACCGAGCTGGACATCTGGCAATACATATACCAGGAAGACATTCCCGTGGTGCCCTTGTATTTTTCCGAGCCGCGCCCTGTGGTGGTGCGCGACGACATGATCATGATGGTTGACGACGACCGCTGCCGCCTGTTGCCCGGTGAAGACATTCAAATGAAACCGGTGCGTTTCCGTACCCTGGGGTGCTACCCCCTTACCGGTGCGGTCGAATCTCAGGCCGACTCGCTCGACGATATTTTGCTGGAACTCATTAACGCGCGCACATCCGAACGTCAGGGCCGCAAAATCGACACCGACAGCGCCGGCAGCATGGAAAAGAAAAAACAGGAAGGATATTTCTAA